One Rhodoferax sp. GW822-FHT02A01 genomic window, CGTGGTTGCCGGCCTGTCAGCAGGCTGTGCCGTAGGTCCAGAATATGTTCGTCCGAATGTGCCCATGCTGGAGCAATTCCAAGGTCAGGCTGCGGTAGATTTGCGACAGGCGAAAGCCACTGCCGACCTCACTACGTGGTGGACGGGTTTTGGAGATCCTCAGTTGACTGAGCTGGTGACCCAGGCATTGGAACAGAACCTGGATCTGGCACAGGCATCTGCTCGCTTGGCTCAGGCCCGCGCCGGTCTAGGCTTTGCCAACGCAGCAGTGCAGCCGTCCGGTAATTTGAGTGGTCAAGCCGCCAGAGCCTACCAATCGATAGAGACCCCTTTGGGCAGGGTCTTGAATTCGACACCAGGCTATGACCGTTATGGAAATGCATACGAGGTCGACATCGGTGCAAGCTGGGAGCTGGACGTGTTTGGAGGGCTGCGCCGAGAGCAGGAAGCAGCACGCGCCGAATACCAGTCTACAGAGGCAGGACTTGCGGCTACCCGCTTGGCAGTGGCGGCGCAGACGGCCGATACATACATCACCATTCGGGGCCTGCAAACCCGCTTGGATGTTGCACGCCACCAAGTCCAGACCCAACAGGATCTGCTCTCAACCATCAGGCTTTTGTACGGCAAAGGCCTGGCTGCAGAACTTCAAGTGAGGCAGGCCGAAGGCGCGCTTGCGCAGGTGCGGGCATCCATCCCGGTTTTGGAGTCTGGTCTGGATGTGGCCATGAACGCGCTGGATGTGATGCTCGCCGCTCCAGCCGGAACGCACCGGCCGCAGTTGATTGCATCCGCCGCCATTCCGACACCGCCACGTATCACCGGCATAGGTTCGCCCGCGGAGTTGCTCAGGCGTAGACCGGACCTCATTGCAGCCGAACGCCGCTTGGCCGCATCGAACGCGCGTATAGGCGTAGCCCTCGCTGAATACTATCCAAAGCTCTCTCTTAGCGGATTGATCGGTAGCGCTACTACCGTTTCCGGCAATTTGTTCACTGGAGGCGCCAGCCAAGCATCTGGCATGCTTGGTCTGCGTTGGCGTCTGTTTGACTTCGGTCGCATTGATGCGCAGATTGCCTTGGCCAAGGGGCAAGAGGCCGAGATGTTGGCTGCGTATCGACTCGCTGCCTTGCACGCAACCGAGGATGTGGAGAACGCGTTTTCGGCCCTGGTCAAGCGAGAGGACCAGGGCATCATATTGGCAGAAGGAGTGGATTCGCTTGGCCGCGCGCGTGACGCTTCGTATGCAGCCTATCAAAAGGGAGTGGTCAGCTTGATCGAGGTCCTTCAGGCTGACGAGAACCTGCTTCGCGCATCGGATGCAAAAGCGCAAGCGCAAATGGAATCTGCACGTGCGGCCGTCGCTACCTTTAGAGCACTTGGAGGTGGCTGGCAACCCGGCGAGGTGAAGACGCTTGCAGCCAATTAGCTGCCTGAATGGTCCTCTCAATCCAAGCAATCGTGACCCACGAACTTTTACGTTATCGCTAAGCACCTCCAGTGCGCCCAAGGCGGTCAAGAATGTGAGAGTGTCGTGCCCCCACTAGGCTGCCATTCGTCCGATACCCCCATTTTCGTGCACGCGTTGTTGAATTAAGCGATTTGGAGGATCAGACGCGGTATATGGAAAACACAGTTGCACAAAAGCCGCGACAGCAAGTGCCGCGACTTTCTGCTAATAGCTCAGAGTAACCACTTCAGGATGCGTTGGCCGAGAACCTCGCGACTGATGTCATAGCGATCGTGCAGCGTGGGCAGTGCACCAGCATCCGGATACTGGTCGGGTAAACCAACCAGCTCAAAGCCGGCTGGCTGAACCCGGTTATGCAGCAGTGTGCTCGACATCGCTTCACCTAGGTCACCCACGATGGAATGGTTTTCTGCCACAACCACTAGGCGACGCTTGTAGCGGACCGCTTCCAGAATGGCGGCTTCGTCTAAGGGCTTGATGGTGGGGCAGGTCAGCACCCCACGTATAACCCCCCATTTGGGGGGTAGCATCACAATCACCCGCTATTCATACTTGCTTGGATACCGCTTTGCACTTTATGACCCGTTCTCAGTTAGCACCAATCCAGCTACTCGAAGTACAGCGGGAACTGTTCCGCCTGGGTTACCGCAATCTGCGCTCCCACGTGTTTGGTCAGATCTGTCTGTCCCTCCTGGTGGCGGCGGGTGTATGGGCTGCAGCACCCCACCAGCGCGTGATGCTTTGGGCACTATCCATGCAACTGGTGGCTGGCGTACTGTATGCAGCTGTCTGGTTTTTTCGCCACAAGGTTGCAAGGCCCGTGCCGGACCCACAGGTACTGCGCCAATGGCAAATCACAAACTTCTTCCTGGTCTCGATTGCTGGATTGGCGTGGGGCAGCTTGGGTTTGCTGTTTGTGGTCAATGCGCAGGTCAGCAACCTGGTGGTGATGACTTCGTTCGCAGGTGCTTTGGCTTATTCCGCGGTAAGCAATGTTTACGACATGCGGGCCTTTTACGCCAGCGTGCTGCTGGGAACCGTGGCACTGACTTCGCAGCTACCTGAAATATTCGGTGAGCAGGCGCCTTTTGTCATTGGCATGTGCGTGCTGTATCTCATGGTGTTGGTCTTGATTGCCCGCAGTACACACAGGACCCTGATTGATTCGATCCAGTTGCGCCTGGACAATGAACAATTGGCTTTGACCAATGCCGCCCACGCCGCACGTGCCGAAAAGGCCAATCGCGACAAATCTGAATTTTTAGCCGCAGCCAGCCATGACCTGCGTCAGCCGGTGCATGCCTTGCTGCTGCTGATAGAGGCCTATCGACAAAGTGAACCGCAGGCGGCCAACCACCCACTGATACAGAAGATTGCCGCGGCAGGTACGTCGGTGAGTTCCTTGTTTAACGCCTTGATGGAGCTTTCACGGCTGGACTCTGGCACAGAGCGCGTCACCCTGGAAGGCTTGGATCTGCCCGCCCTTTTGCGCGACACATTGGAGCCGGTGCGTCCCAAGGCCACCTACAAGGGACTAGCCATGCGATTGCGCATTGCCTCCACCCTTGAACATGTTGTGATGCGTACTGACAAACTATTGCTTGAACGCATATTGGGAAACCTACTGAGCAATGCTGTGCGTTACAGCGCCAAAGGCGGTGTTCTGTTGGCTCTGCGTCCGGCCCATGGGGGGCACGGTTTGTGGCTGGAGGTGTGGGACACGGGCGTTGGCATTGCCCCGCAGGACCATGAGCGTATCTTTGATCACTATGTCCAAATCGGCAATCGGGAACGCGACCGCAGCAAGGGTTTGGGTTTGGGACTGGCCATCGTGCGCCAGTCAACGGCCCTGCTGGGCCTGCGCGTGACCCTGCACTCACGTCCGGGACGCGGCAGTTGCTTTCGCTTGCATATTCCAGGCGAACTGTTTATGCAAATGGAACTGCCCCAGGTGAGCACTGATGTGGCGCAGGGCGAGCAGTTGTCCAAAGGTGTACTGGCTGGACGGCGCATTTTGCTGATCGATGACGACGTCATGGTTCTGCAGGCGATGCAGGCATTGCTAGGGAGCTGGAAAATCGACCTGCGCTGTGCAAGCGTGGGAACGCTCCGATTGGTGTTGGACCAGTGTGGGCCGCACTGGGTGCCCGAATGCATTATCAGCGACTACCGGTTGCCGGGAGAATTAAACGGCGTTGCGCTGTTGGATGCGTTGCTGGAACATTTTCCCAATGTCGTGGGGCTGTTGCAAACGGGCGAGCTTGCACAAAATGTTCAGGCCCAGGCCGAGGAGTCAGGCTACCTTGTCGCTTTCAAACCGGTTTCGCCGGACGTGCTGGCCCACACCTTGTGTGCCGTGCTGGACCGTACATCCGAAACGAGAACCGCGTGAAAATCCTGATTGTTGATGATCACCCGCTTACCTGCCAGGGTCTGGCAGCATTGCTGGGTGCCACGCAAGCGCAGACCAGCGTATCCAGCGCCTACACAGTGGCGCAGGCCCACAGCGAACTAGCGCGCCTGCCTGCACCTGACTGGATCTTTCTGGACATTAACCTGCCGGATGACCCGCAGCACCGGCTTTTCCATTGGCTGTGCAGCACACCGTGGATTGATCGTACGGTGCTGATATCGGCGGAGCTGGATCACAATCTGGTACGCACAGCACTACTACGCCTTGTCCAAAGCGAAGAAGGACTCGATTGTTTTGGAGCTGGATTTTGATATGGACATGGTGGCCATCAAAAAGGCCAGTGACAGTGGAAACTGGTTTCAATGGAAGCAGATTGAACATAAGCCCGCCTTGCATGTAAAAAGTGGTTATGTGCGGTTTCACTTCGACGGTAAGACAGCACAATTTTCTTTTTTGGAAAAGGCCATGCTGCCCGGCGAAGTTTTTGCAGGCGCCGAGAAGAAGGCTACGAGTGCCACCGATACAGCCGCCTTGGTCATTGGTGCGCTCATGGGTGCCGGGGGCAGTTCAAGCTCCTACAACCTGACACCCGTGGAGAATTTTCCTGACGCTATCGCAAAAAGCTTGCAACCTTTTGCGGAAGTGGTGATTCAGGGTTTGCCGCAACCCGTGCAGGTTGCGCAACCTGCAGCTCCTCAGTAGGGTGAATGACTGGTTCGGAGAAATCAATTCAACCGCTGGTGTCACTTCCACCCACGAGTTCGGTGGCATACATGAAATCAACGGCCACCTACAAACCAATAACCCGATGGGCTTCCAGTAACCGGCCATTCTTAAGTGCAGCGACTGCATCCGGCCCATCTCGGTCAGAAAGACGACTGATCGTGATCCAGTTGCTCCCTAGAACTCTTGCGTATCGAACAGCCAGAAAAATAGGTTGTTTTCGACTTTAATTGCGCGAAATAAGTTCCCTGCTCTTCGTTATTCCGTTACTCCACCGTCACACTCTTGGCCAGATTCCTTGGCTTGTCGACATCGGTTCCGCGCGCGCAAGCGGTGTGATAGGCCAGCAACTGCAAGGGCACTACGTGCAGCAGCGGTGACAGTTCGCCATAGTGTTCCGGCATGCGGATCACGTGCAAGCCTTCGCCGCTTTCGATGTGCGTGTCACTGTCGGCCAGAACGTAGAGCACACCACCGCGGGCCCGCACCTCGTGCATATTGCTCTTGAGTTTTTCCAGCAGCGCATCGTTGGGTGCCACGGTAACGACCGGCATGGCACTGGTGACCAGGGCCAGTGGACCGTGCTTGAGCTCACCGGCGGGATACGCCTCGGCATGGATGTAGCTGATCTCCTTGAGCTTGAGCGCGCCTTCCAGTGCAATGGGGTAATGCAGGCCGCGGCCCAGGAAGAGGGCGTTCTCGCACTTGGCGAAGTCCTCGGCCCATGCAATCAGCTGCGGCTCCAGCGCCAGCACGGCTTGCAAAGCGGCGGGCAGGTGGCGCATGGCCTTGAGGTGGCGGGCTTCTTCCGTATCACTCAAGCGGCCTTTGGCCTGGGCCAGGCACAGGGTCAACAGAAACAGGCCTGCCAGTTGGGTGGTGAAGGCCTTGGTGGATGCCACGCCGATTTCCACGCCGGCACGCGTCACGTAGGCCAGGCTGCACTCGCGCACCATGGCGCTGGTGGCCACATTGCAGATGGTGAGTGTGTGCTTCATGCCCAGTGACTGGGCGTGGCGCAGGGCTGCCAGGGTGTCGGCGGTCTCGCCACTTTGGGTGATGGTGACCACCAGGGTATTGGGGTTGGGTACCGAGTCGCGGTAGCGGTACTCGCTGGCCACTTCCACATTGCAAGGTACCTTGGCAATGCTCTCTATCCAGTACTTGGCCGCGCAGCCGCTGTAGTAGCTGGTGCCGCAGGCCAGTATCAGTACCGAGTCGATCTGTTTGAACACGCGGGCGGCATTGGCGCCGGGCTGGTGGTTCATCTGCTGGTCAAACAGCTCGGGCGTGATGCCTTCCACGCCTTCGAGCGTGTCGGCGATGGCGCGCGGCTGCTCGAAGATTTCCTTTTGCATGTAGTGGCGGTAGGGGCCGAGTTCGGCCGCGCCGCTGTGTGCATGCACCGTTCTCACCGGGCGCAGGGCGGGGGCGACGGCCTTGTGCTCCTTGTCGAACAACCAGTACTTGCCCAGCTGTACGTCGACCAGGTCGCCTTCTTCCAAGTACACGATCTGGTCGGTCACGCCGGCCAGTGCCATGGCGTCGCTGGCCAGAAAGTGCTCCTGGCCGTCCTTGCCCACGCCCAGAATCAAGGGGGAGCCCGCACGCGCACCGATCAGGCGGTGCGGCTCGTCCTTGCAGAACACGGCAATCGCATAGGCGCCATGCAACTGCAGCACAGCGGCTTTGACGGCTTCAAACAAGTCGCCGTCATACAGGCTGTCAATTAGGTGGGCGATGACCTCGGTATCGGTCTGGCTGTCAAACACATAGCCACGCGCCTTCAGGCTGGCACGCAGTTCATCGTGGTTTTCGATGATGCCGTTGTGGACCAGGGCGATGTGTCCTGGCTTGGTGGCCGCATCCGAACCCACGCCGTGGCTGAAATGGGGGTGGGCGTTGTGCACGGCTGGCGCACCGTGGGTGGCCCAGCGGGTGTGGGCAATGCCCAGAAGGCCCTGCAGGTGGGTGCTGGAAATCTGCTCGACCAGTTCGGAAACGCGTGAGGTGCTGCGGGCGCGGCGCAAGCCCGGGTGCAGATCCTGCGCGTAGACCGCCACACCACAGGAGTCATACCCACGATATTCCAGACGTTCCAGGCCTTGAACCAGGATGGGAACAATGTTGCGGGTCGAAACCGCGCCGACGATGCCACACATAAAACGCGCTCCAGCAGTTGGTAATGGAGCGATATTAGATCGTCGATTAAGAAATAAGTGTGCAAACAGGTTTGAAAAATGAACTAATATTGCACTAAGTCAAAGAAGTGAAATTAAAAATTGAACATCATTGAAAAATGAAACAAATATCTTTGAATGCGATGGATATTCAAATCCTGGCGCAGTTGCAGCGCGACGCGTCGCTGAGCAATCAGGACCTGGCCCGGGCGGTGCACACTTCGGCGCCGACCTGTCTGCGGCGCATCAAGCGCATGCGTGAAGCAGGCCTGATTGAGCGGCAGATTGCGGTGCTCAATCCGGAAGCAATGGCACAAACCATAGGCCATGGTCTGAGCGCCATTGTAGAAATCACCTTGGATCGTCAGGGCGCCGAAGAACTGGAGCGTTTTGAAACCCGTGTGCTGCAAGACGCAGCCGTGCAGCAGTGTTATCGCGTATCGCCCGGGCCGGACTTTGTGCTGGTGGTGCATACCGCACACATGCCGGCTTACCAGGCGCTGGTGCAGCGCCTGTTCACCAGTGATGCCAATGTGCGCAACGTCAAGGCTTTTTTCAGTGTCAAACGCAGCAAGTTTGGCGCCGAACTATCCCTGCAAGAGGTCTGAGGTGACAGCCATGGCCGCTGGCAGACTCAGCTGCACGCGGCAGCCTGCATCCGGAGCGCCTTCGATGGTGACCGCCCCATTCAGACGCTGTGCAATCTTGTGGGTGAGTGCCAGACCCATGCCAACGCCGGGAAACTGACGCGTGGTGTGCAAGCGTTGAAACGGCTTGAACAGCCGCTCCCGCATCGCCGGGTTGAACCCCGCACCGTTGTCCTGAATGGACAGCGTGACCAGCGCGTTGCGGTGGCTATCGGCGGCGACCTGAAGCTCCACCGAAATGGAGATATGGGCCACATTGCGTTGCGCGGTGAACTTCAGGGCGTTGTCGAGGACGCAGTGCAAGGCGCGCCGCAACAGGGAGGCGTCTGCCATCACCTCAGGGGCGTGCGGTGGCACTGCCCATTGGACAGCGCGCCCGGGGTAGGGCTGCACCACCTCTGCCATCACGTCCTGCAACAGCGCATGCAGGGGTACCGGCGCGCATTGCACCGGGGACGTGCCCAGACGCGACAACTCGGTGAGCCCGTCCAGCAAGCTGCCCATATGCTGCGCCGACTCTGAAATCGTTTGCAGAAAGCCCCTGGATTCTTCCGGCAGCAACGGCCCGGCCTCCTCCTGTGCCAGTTGCGCGTAGCTCAGGATGTGGCGCAGCGGTGCGCGCAGGTCATGGGACACGGTGTAGGTGTAGTCCTGCATTTCCGCGCGCAGGCCTGCCAACTCGGCCTCCAGTGCCGCAATGCGTTGCTGTTGCGCGTCCGACATGGTGTGCCCTATGCCTTGGGGGCTTTCTTGGGGCGCGACCAGTTGGCAATAGAGACCTGCCGAACACGCGCCACGCTTAAGGCGCCAGCGGGTGTGTCCTTGGTGATGGTGGAGCCACCGCCTATGGTGCCGCCCGCACCCAGCGTCACAGGGGCAATCAGCACACAGTTGCTGCCCACGTGCACGTCGGCCTCGATCACGGTGCGATGCTTGTTGGCGCCGTCGTAATTGGCCGTAATGCTGCCGGCGCCATAGTTCACACGCTCGCCCACGGTGGCATCACCCAGATAGGCCAGGTGATTGGCCTTGGCGCCATCCGCCAGGGTGGAGTTCTTTACTTCCACAAAGTTGCCAATGTGCACTTCCTTGCCCAGCCGGGCGCCGGGACGCAGACGGGCGAACGGTCCGATCAATGATCCGGCACCCACCGTAACGCCCAGCTTCTCGCCGTCGATGTGGGTGAAAGGGTGAATCACGGCGCCTTCTTCAATCACGGCATTGGAGATCACGCAATGGGCACCAATGCTGACGCCCCGGCCCAGGCTGACCTGCCCGGTAAAGACGCAATTCACATCGATGCTCACGTCATGTGCACAGCGCAGGTCGCCCCGCACATCGATGCGGGCGGGG contains:
- a CDS encoding response regulator translates to MKILIVDDHPLTCQGLAALLGATQAQTSVSSAYTVAQAHSELARLPAPDWIFLDINLPDDPQHRLFHWLCSTPWIDRTVLISAELDHNLVRTALLRLVQSEEGLDCFGAGF
- a CDS encoding efflux transporter outer membrane subunit; this translates as MLPKHTLAALVVAGLSAGCAVGPEYVRPNVPMLEQFQGQAAVDLRQAKATADLTTWWTGFGDPQLTELVTQALEQNLDLAQASARLAQARAGLGFANAAVQPSGNLSGQAARAYQSIETPLGRVLNSTPGYDRYGNAYEVDIGASWELDVFGGLRREQEAARAEYQSTEAGLAATRLAVAAQTADTYITIRGLQTRLDVARHQVQTQQDLLSTIRLLYGKGLAAELQVRQAEGALAQVRASIPVLESGLDVAMNALDVMLAAPAGTHRPQLIASAAIPTPPRITGIGSPAELLRRRPDLIAAERRLAASNARIGVALAEYYPKLSLSGLIGSATTVSGNLFTGGASQASGMLGLRWRLFDFGRIDAQIALAKGQEAEMLAAYRLAALHATEDVENAFSALVKREDQGIILAEGVDSLGRARDASYAAYQKGVVSLIEVLQADENLLRASDAKAQAQMESARAAVATFRALGGGWQPGEVKTLAAN
- a CDS encoding Lrp/AsnC family transcriptional regulator; this encodes MKQISLNAMDIQILAQLQRDASLSNQDLARAVHTSAPTCLRRIKRMREAGLIERQIAVLNPEAMAQTIGHGLSAIVEITLDRQGAEELERFETRVLQDAAVQQCYRVSPGPDFVLVVHTAHMPAYQALVQRLFTSDANVRNVKAFFSVKRSKFGAELSLQEV
- a CDS encoding ATP-binding protein, which translates into the protein MSDAQQQRIAALEAELAGLRAEMQDYTYTVSHDLRAPLRHILSYAQLAQEEAGPLLPEESRGFLQTISESAQHMGSLLDGLTELSRLGTSPVQCAPVPLHALLQDVMAEVVQPYPGRAVQWAVPPHAPEVMADASLLRRALHCVLDNALKFTAQRNVAHISISVELQVAADSHRNALVTLSIQDNGAGFNPAMRERLFKPFQRLHTTRQFPGVGMGLALTHKIAQRLNGAVTIEGAPDAGCRVQLSLPAAMAVTSDLLQG
- a CDS encoding ATP-binding protein, which codes for MTRSQLAPIQLLEVQRELFRLGYRNLRSHVFGQICLSLLVAAGVWAAAPHQRVMLWALSMQLVAGVLYAAVWFFRHKVARPVPDPQVLRQWQITNFFLVSIAGLAWGSLGLLFVVNAQVSNLVVMTSFAGALAYSAVSNVYDMRAFYASVLLGTVALTSQLPEIFGEQAPFVIGMCVLYLMVLVLIARSTHRTLIDSIQLRLDNEQLALTNAAHAARAEKANRDKSEFLAAASHDLRQPVHALLLLIEAYRQSEPQAANHPLIQKIAAAGTSVSSLFNALMELSRLDSGTERVTLEGLDLPALLRDTLEPVRPKATYKGLAMRLRIASTLEHVVMRTDKLLLERILGNLLSNAVRYSAKGGVLLALRPAHGGHGLWLEVWDTGVGIAPQDHERIFDHYVQIGNRERDRSKGLGLGLAIVRQSTALLGLRVTLHSRPGRGSCFRLHIPGELFMQMELPQVSTDVAQGEQLSKGVLAGRRILLIDDDVMVLQAMQALLGSWKIDLRCASVGTLRLVLDQCGPHWVPECIISDYRLPGELNGVALLDALLEHFPNVVGLLQTGELAQNVQAQAEESGYLVAFKPVSPDVLAHTLCAVLDRTSETRTA
- the glmS gene encoding glutamine--fructose-6-phosphate transaminase (isomerizing); translation: MCGIVGAVSTRNIVPILVQGLERLEYRGYDSCGVAVYAQDLHPGLRRARSTSRVSELVEQISSTHLQGLLGIAHTRWATHGAPAVHNAHPHFSHGVGSDAATKPGHIALVHNGIIENHDELRASLKARGYVFDSQTDTEVIAHLIDSLYDGDLFEAVKAAVLQLHGAYAIAVFCKDEPHRLIGARAGSPLILGVGKDGQEHFLASDAMALAGVTDQIVYLEEGDLVDVQLGKYWLFDKEHKAVAPALRPVRTVHAHSGAAELGPYRHYMQKEIFEQPRAIADTLEGVEGITPELFDQQMNHQPGANAARVFKQIDSVLILACGTSYYSGCAAKYWIESIAKVPCNVEVASEYRYRDSVPNPNTLVVTITQSGETADTLAALRHAQSLGMKHTLTICNVATSAMVRECSLAYVTRAGVEIGVASTKAFTTQLAGLFLLTLCLAQAKGRLSDTEEARHLKAMRHLPAALQAVLALEPQLIAWAEDFAKCENALFLGRGLHYPIALEGALKLKEISYIHAEAYPAGELKHGPLALVTSAMPVVTVAPNDALLEKLKSNMHEVRARGGVLYVLADSDTHIESGEGLHVIRMPEHYGELSPLLHVVPLQLLAYHTACARGTDVDKPRNLAKSVTVE